The genomic interval TTTTGACACTTCATCAAGAATCGTAAtaaaatactgatttttttcCAATGAAACAGACCATTTTTGGATTCAGGAATGCTTCAGAGGTTGTAGATTTTCTCAGAGAGACAGCTCCTGGAGCAGAGATTGTTCTGTGCTCAATCTTGCCGAGGGCGCCAGACTTTAGCGGACGCGGTTTCTTGTCCTTGAAGATGTTGAGAGCATGCCAACATTGGGTGATGCGCGCCAACCAAGCACTGCAAGATGTTGCATTACATATACCCTATGTGAGGTTTTTTCAGTATGACTGCTCAACAGAGGTAAGATACTCCAATCCCCAAcgccaataacaaaaaaataatttattactttaaataatttaaaatttatagcTATCTGATTGGACCTTTTATTATGTGTTTATGTAGATCTTGCCGTGGAATGTCAAATCAGATGCCAGTCAGTTATCCTTTTTCCGAGTTTCTTAAATCCAGAACAGGTTAACTCTGACCTAGTTtggtttaaactttattaattttacaaccACTGTGAAAAAAGTTAATTGTAAAGTtactctcattggcacaattTTGCGCAAAAGTGAGTTTTTGTATTGTGGGGTTACAAGAGAAAAGCCACTTGTCTGGCATGGTAACCAAAAATCCCAAACTCACTTGTGCCCAGGCCAGGAATTCAACCCAGGTAGCCTTGCTAAGGAgtgagtgtgctaaccactgcacttACCAGACAATCACCCAGTTTAGAAATGTGTGATgtgtaaatgcatttgaaattatAGCTAGTACATGTATTCTAATCCATTCAGatattattttgctttaatttattatatatatatatctatgtatttcattaattaaataattcttTTATAAAGTAGCATGAGACAGGTTTCAATATTAATCGTGGCCTACTAATATGTTAATCATATGAAGTATACCGCCTTAAAGGCATGTTGagtaaatatttacaactgGGATAAAAGCTCTTTTCTGCCGATGCATctccttttttacatgtttatacattgttaATAATCTAGGTTCTGGCCAAGGATGGACTGCATCTTAACAGATATGGAGCAAGACGGTGCCTGCAAGATCTTCATGCTGACTCCCATTGGTTGTATGATGAAGTAGATGAAGAAGAGTGGCCAGAACTACAAGAGATAGAGCCGTCAGCAGCTGAGGAGGAGGATGCAACCGTACCACCAGTAAAAACTATGGAACAGCGGTCGTATGCCACTGTAGTGCAGCAGGttaataaaactgatattttatatttgttgtacGCATTTGACATATTACCTCTGTGATGTAGATTTAAGTTGGTTTCATGTTGTGGCTCAGGTACAATACAATATGATTATGATTCAGATGATGGCACAGATTCATGAAGAAGATCTGAAGAACGTGCCTATTCGCATTAAACTTCCGGAAAAGAAGGAAAAGGTTCAATTTCTTGCGCTATGATTTTCACAATGTATcggtatttaatatattatttttcgaTGAACATCAGACACATGTAAATGCATAAgcagctttaaaaaagaaaaacattcatcGCTGATCAGATGATTTAATATATGCTCAGGGGTATTTGAAACTATACTAAGTTATTGATAATAAGAATCTTATGAGTACAATCATTGACTTCCATCTCATTGAAGCTAGACAGTTTTGGTTTTCAATGTTGCAGAACCATGAATTGGTATATGCCACAGTTTAAAGCTTTTAACAAAACTGCGTAAGAAATGTGTACTGTATGAACAAGTGTAATtgtaatttcaatattatatggtatttttaataattctttTCCAGGTTCAAAACAGACGGGAAACCCCAGAGAGAAAAGGCCGAAAGAAGATGAAGGTGTTTTATTCAGatacaatgttaaaaaagatatatgtcCTGTCAAACCACATGTGAGTGTAAAGGGACTTGTGTGTGGCACTGTATTAATTACTTTATAAAGGAGGAAAGGGTTGGCTGTAAGGGGATGGAGGAGgccaaaaatgaaaacaagttcattatcaaaatataacaaaatatcattgtacTTGTATGATTTGCAATtttttggaaaatgtcaattacTATGAAAGTTGTTTGTGAATTATAAATGTTGGATATATTGACAGTATTCTCGATGTCACTATATTTCTTTTTGTGagtatatttttactatttgaaaaataaataccaacTTTGAACTACGTATTTTCCTATTTACATcctttaataagaaaatataccagaaacatatatattgtgcATAACGTGTGTTGTCGTCGTCAACTTTTcacaatatgaaaaataatcacaTAGTCTTGGCGAAGGTCTATGCGCCGGTTCACCAAAAATTGTagacaaacaatattaaatgatgagCTCTGGAAGTGTGTTTGTATGAAAGAACGCATCCAGTCCAACCTCGTTGGCTTTAACTCCCAGGAAacggcgaaaatacatcgagataagcgggaatgcttacatttagtattaataaatcggtcctttacatccagttcgagccaacgaggagttcgagtcaacggggttcaGCTGAATAAATTATGGTATATATTAATGGGCAACGTAAATATAAAAGGAAGATATACATTCTAATCTActaaaactgtttaataaaaCGAACCGCAATAAGAcatctttaaagatgcactcttactctcaaataagattaaccataattcataatattgttttaatattccaaaaatgatgaagaaatgtcgaaaacaatgtgtttatgaaggataccgagtttaatttgaaagcaatAAGCATAAagacacggtatttctaccttataagactaaagtagaccacagtaaatctttaagtattcaccaatcatttaatattttatgcgctttctgcttttaaatacacatttacaatcttgttataagtaataaatattttttattgattttgaatgacagtgtcaatttaaaaaatatggcGAGGAAGACGGAACATATAAAAAGTGCCGTTTCGCGAATGTATTTTCAGACGCTCAGATGAACGAACACTGGTACGGCAATAAAACAGACATGATTTGTACTGAAATGTTATTGCTACAAGTAAATACTTAAAGAAGCcatttgattaaattatttagAGTTTTGACTATCGGCCGAAGTCGGGACAGGTTGTGCGGCATGTGCAAAGTCGCTAACGTTTGCGGTTGTATTCTACCCAGCTCCAGAACGGGGAAATCAAATTacattacatatttttgaaatttggtaGGGCGGTTGGTCTCGGTGACCTTCACCTTAAATCGTCGTTAAACCGCAATGTTGTTTAGTTCCTTATATAAAGTATGCATGGGACAACTTAATTTAACGGACTCTGCGACATTAGAAAATAAGCAGTCAATGGAGTGCGAATACGCtatgaacatgtttaaaggTCATTTTCTTTCTGATCTTGCCCCGATCCGTGACCCTGAccaattttgaaaagttttgagCTCGgggtttttttcttttgcacCACCATCCAAGCGCATGCACTTGTCATAAGCCTTGAGTTCGgcttaatttgaaatttattcactattaaattatttatcatcCAAATAAGGCGATATTGGTCTCAAAAGTTGCGGACGGACAGACACTCGTGATTTAAGGTGGACTACGTGTCAGTCGCTTCCATAGAAAGTGACTGTCGTGTTTTTGTATGATGGGATTTGCTCGGATCAGCAGATCTCGAAAGTCCCATTCTATCAATTTTACCTTGATCGGCCACCTTAACAGATAAAAAATCCAAATATGTTGCAAGTGGTTGGGTTTTTACAAGACCTTTAGAATGATGTATTGAACAATCTTGATTTATTCCCGGATCATGCTGAGTTAGTCCATCAACGCGTTCGAATCCAGGTCATGATTGACAGAAAAAGCCAGACTTGcatggtaatatttttttctagtaattaattaattaagaattATGCAGAAGTATAACATGCTTGCAGAGGACATTTAGACATGTCGAGCAATGGCTCTCCTCTGTTTCTGGGTTCGAACCTGCTCGAAAAGAATCGCTCGATATATCGCAGTCAGTTCTGCAATGCTAACTTGAAAGAGCAAGAGCTCGGTAGATTTCACATAAAATAGCCtttttatgtttcaattatatttttcttcataataataataatattaatccATTTGTCTTTAAATATGAGTAATTGTGTCAGCTTTggaaagtatgaaaaaatgtagtTTTGTATACTGCTCTTGTAATTTCAGGGTACCGCATTTTTAACTCCTATATATCACGATCCGGACTTTAGGTCATGAAATGAAATCTATGTTTGGCTAAACTGCTGAAAATCTTATCCATCATTTAcgtatttcatttacaataattcatggaagaacttttatttttattttgtttgtgttgatcGAGGattgtttatcattaaatatgaatatagaaTATCCTCATAAAATGtgtagcagtcaacagttttagCATAAAGTTCGGAGTCTTATTTTTTTCCAACCTTATTGTCtcttcattaaaatacatattaataaatgattttatctgcaaaaacaaatatgtccATCAAGTTAGAAGCTAATATTTCGCATATTAAATTGTATccagtttattaaaaaaatacggtGAAATATGTCTAAAATAGGTATTTTGGGAATTTGAATAACAAATTCACATACATTTTGGAATTCAAAAATTccggaaaaaaaaaacacgatagTAAAATCCGCCATAGAGTAAACaaatgttcttgataaaatggaATGTCCCTGCTGACTTgtcagttttaattgtttttattcgtTTCTTTTGTCCATACGAGCAATAGTTGAGAAGGGCAACTGTGAcataaagtaacattttaattattaagaatgggcgaagTAAAATACTACTTCATATCATCTAAGAATACTACCTCTGGTTAACAAATTGTCAACGCAT from Mya arenaria isolate MELC-2E11 chromosome 7, ASM2691426v1 carries:
- the LOC128240444 gene encoding uncharacterized protein LOC128240444 codes for the protein MEGVLVAGDSNVYRLRDSSNTRSGSGNVNISFLAVSGARYVKDRKNFRCRVREEVEHQHFRSIYLHLGSNDVFCTIEDFYRNASEVVDFLRETAPGAEIVLCSILPRAPDFSGRGFLSLKMLRACQHWVMRANQALQDVALHIPYVRFFQYDCSTEVLAKDGLHLNRYGARRCLQDLHADSHWLYDEVDEEEWPELQEIEPSAAEEEDATVPPVKTMEQRSYATVVQQMMAQIHEEDLKNVPIRIKLPEKKEKVQNRRETPERKGRKKMKVFYSDTMLKKIYVLSNHM